The genomic stretch GGATAAAGGGGTTCGCAGGTCGCGAGTTGAACTACTTAAATTGGAAAGGTACCTTGTCTAGTACAGGCTCGTCTGCCTCATTATGCTGATGAAGTCATCCTTTGAAACTGCGGGTTTATTGTGAGTAGCTAGAACTTTACTTGCTCCGTCTCTGTCGTTGTCGAACTCCTCTATCATTGCTCTCAGGTCCTCGTCTGACAGGTCATGTCCCTGTGTTTGCTCATGACTTGCTCACGGTTACAACTTACCAACTCCATTGACACGCGTTTCAGGTCCTTGAAGACTATGTTTCCTGAAATTTCATTACTTGATTCCCTCTGGTGTGCGTACCCTTGTTGTCTTCGTCGAACAGTGCGAAAGCTCTGTTTATTTCGTCCATTGGGTCGCGTTCCGAGAATTTTTTCACCACTACgggttatttttaatctgcCAATGCTACCACTCACTTATTTCCTTGAAGTTTTCAAAATCCAGGTATCCTGTGTTCGTTTTGTCGTATTTCGCAATTAGATCCAAAACTTCCTGCTTTTTCACGTCGAAACCCAGCGCTTTCATCGCCACCTAATGATCAATTATGTTTTTCTgagtatttattttgtcgACTAACTTTCAGTTCGTGGTAATCTATCTTTCCTGAATTCGATGAATCCAGCAAGTTAAACGCTGCTGTTATCTCCTTCATCTGGTCACTCCTAAGCTCGAAACGAGCTCTTCTATTGTTTTGTGTATATGAGAGTTTCGATGGAGCGGTATATGACACTTCTGATTTTCTGCTATTCATAATTAGAttaagaaataataaattttagaGAACaccattaatattaaatttgagaTTATAAATctgatatattttaaaataaaaatttacttttaaaacagtttaattttattcttaagataaataaatttaggTTGTATGTGTTTTACCACATTCTACTTTACACCATACACACTtgacaaattatttatgataaaatatctAAATGTcatataaatgattaacCTTATATTAACCTATCTATAAAAGGAATCTTCGTAAAATTTCATGTACATTTattggtaaaaaatatgatgtCATAATTTTCTTCCTCTACACACTATGCTTTTAACTtggtttattttacatattttatcttatttatatatgaatAATATATCTATTCaatgaatttatttacttctCACggaattttattattacgAATGTgtgaattttatatattatatacagCAACTATCATTGCATCtaagataaaaaatatgaatgtttttactaaataatactaatataTCCAAGTCTGAAGATGAGACTCTTGATTAACACTGTGATTGGAATCAACACAATTTGATTACGTCTTGATTGAATCATtatcaaaaacaaacacCTCAATATTAAGGGTTTATagtaattaaaaacaaatatatttattaattaaattggaatctgt from Theileria orientalis strain Shintoku DNA, chromosome 1, complete genome encodes the following:
- a CDS encoding centrin 3, producing MNSRKSEVSYTAPSKLSYTQNNRRARFELRSDQMKEITAAFNLLDSSNSGKIDYHELKVAMKALGFDVKKQEVLDLIAKYDKTNTGYLDFENFKEIMVKKFSERDPMDEINRAFALFDEDNKGNIVFKDLKRVSMELGHDLSDEDLRAMIEEFDNDRDGAISKDDFISIMRQTSLY